The bacterium region TCAGGATGGGGCGCTGTCCATCGATCGGCCCCGGCCCAGCGCCACGAGGGTTTCGACGCAACGATCCGTCCGCCCCCGCCGCAGGCATCGGGAGCGGGTGACAATGAAATCGACACAGACTCCCCCTCCCCGAGCGGCTCGGGGGCCGGCTCGGTATCCCAGGGTGCGCCGGACTCCTGCAGATCCAACGTCGGGCACCTGAGACGCTGTCCGGCAGTCCGGGGGATGGACGGCCATTTGCAATCCTGAGGGGAGGAGAAGCAATGCAGGTGGAGCACCTGGGACACCGACCGGTTATCGATCCCACGGCGTGGGTAGCTCCCAACGCTGTCCTGTCGGGATCGGTGGTGATTGGACCGCGTACTCGTGTGTTGTACGGTGCCGTGTTGACCGCCGAGGGTGACGCTGAACTCAGAGTCGGACCAGAGTGTGTGATCATGGAACAAGCAGTCTTACGTGCCGCCGGTCGATTCTCGCTGCAACTCGGAGAACACGTGCTCGTGGGCCCCCACGCCTATCTTGCGGGATGCCACATCGGTGCGCGCAGCTTCATTGCTACCGGGGCGATGGTGTTCTAAGAGGGGGGACCTACAGGAAGAATCTCCGAAGGAGTCCGTCGTCCGAGGGTCGACTAAACGGCCCGCCGCAACTGGCTCTGCAACCAAAGCACCGCGCGCACATACCACTGCGTCTCGGGGTACGGTGGAATGCCGCCGTATCGCCTCACGGCGTCGCCCCCCGCATTATAGCCGGCGAGGGCAAGCGGCCAGGTACGAAACTCAAGATAGTTCCACCGAAGAATTTCGGCTGCACCGAGCACGTTCTGCCACGGATCAATCGGGTTCACTCCCGCGGCCTGCGCCGTACCGGGCATAAGCTGGCCGAGCCCTAACGCGCCCGCCGAGCTGATCGATTGGTGGTTAAACCGGCTTTCCACGTAGATCACCGAGGCGAGCAGCCAGGGATCGAGGGCCTCTCGCTCTGCCGCGGCCTCGACCGCCTGCCCGAGCCAAGCGGCCTGGCTGCGCGTCAATCGTGGGTTGCTCGCGTAGGCCAGGGCGGCGATCCCCAATTGGGGATCGACCGATCCTGGGATTCGGGTGTTGAGCGCCTCGAGCCGCATGAGCCAGGCTTCTGCGAGACGGCCCACATCAGACGTGTGCGGACGGCGTAGGGCCTCACGGAAATAGTCGCCGGCTACATTCCACTGTCCCAAAGCGGCGGCGGCAGACCCCGCCCAAAGTGCGGGAAGGGCGTCGCCGGGAGCCTTGGTGGCGGCCGCGGCAAACACCTGTAAGGCCTGGGCGGGCGCGCCGGCACGGTAGGCCACGATTCCGTCGCGCAGCAATGCCTGTGCGGTCTCGGATGCGGCCGCGGGACCCGGCATCCCCGCGGAGATCCCCGCCGCGACGACCATCGCCG contains the following coding sequences:
- a CDS encoding lytic transglycosylase domain-containing protein; protein product: MGGQKGWALKFAAMVVAAGISAGMPGPAAASETAQALLRDGIVAYRAGAPAQALQVFAAAATKAPGDALPALWAGSAAAALGQWNVAGDYFREALRRPHTSDVGRLAEAWLMRLEALNTRIPGSVDPQLGIAALAYASNPRLTRSQAAWLGQAVEAAAEREALDPWLLASVIYVESRFNHQSISSAGALGLGQLMPGTAQAAGVNPIDPWQNVLGAAEILRWNYLEFRTWPLALAGYNAGGDAVRRYGGIPPYPETQWYVRAVLWLQSQLRRAV